The genomic stretch TTCATAccttatctttaatttaacaataaaaagaacaaaaaacttgatattattagcaaaattctttttatttttaatataagaaatcaataaaaaattattcaaaatttttaattaaaatctttattaatataaattattaattgatagttAACGACAAAGATAAACACAATTTTAAGCGCCTAGAAGAGAAATAAtcctgcaaaattatttataataattgataaaaataattatgattgaataagaaagaataattaattaagattttaatttcttaaaaataaaaaattaaaacaattacaattttcaaattattaaaaatcgagaTCGTTTGATATTgctaaagaaagataaagaaactaTTAGGAAAAgatcaagaaatattaaagttaagattttaatattaaatattgagttTTTCCTGGAAATTTTcactaagaataatatttttggcggatttgtttatacatataaatttttattataactaaagTAATATCTTGATAGATACGAAAACGcgttttctataataaaaaaaaaaaaataacaaaatatattcaatcattgaataaaaatcattttttctcaTGTGCAAAATCCAGAACAATTTCGAAGAGCTGCAGACGATCGAGGGCAAGGTCGTTGGTGGCAGATTCGGAACCACCGTGGCGTGTCTAGGCGACGTCGACTACGACGGCTACGGCGACATCGCCGTGGGTGCACCCTACGAGGACGAGAGCGGTGGTGCGGTGTACATATTCAACGGTAACAGGGACGGCGTCTCCCGCGAGCACAGCCAGAGATTGATCGGCGCGCGATTCTCGCCGATGATGCGAGGATTCGGGATCTCCATCTCGGAACCCCGTGACATCGACCGGGACGGCTATCCCGACTTCGCCGTGGGCGCTTATCTGTCCGACGAGGTGGTCCTGTTGAGATCCGCGCCGGTTGTCACAGTGAACGTGACACTCACGTATCCGCCGATCAAATTGCTGCGAAACGCAACGTCCTTCGTCGTCGACATCTGGATGTCCTACGAGGGCGCATACGTACCTGAGTATCtgcgtaattttatattttacaaacatgtcatttacaaatttatttttgtatacttttttacttatttatttttattattatcatttatttttatttatttcttattatctattattattatcattattattattatttattatcattgatctttattttacgttattcttattttcttgttattatattattttatttattgtagtattattttttatttttactattatttatttattattattattattaatgatattatttattttaattataattctattactaTCATTTCAGGGGCCACCGTGATCCTGAAGGTCGATCAATTGCACGGTAGAGCTACGTATCGCGAGCAGAGAAGCAACGATGGATCACAGACTTACAAACTGCGTTATACGTTACTTAAAACTACGGTCACGCGAAGTTCACTTGAGATATATCTTACGGTGCGTTACGTCGatagcaattttaaaatcattgtaataattataattatataataattataataatgataaataataataatataattaatagcagtattttttttagcgtATCGAACtcattttctctattatattttagaagaatattCGAAACGTCATAGATCCGCTCGAGATATCGGCGTCTGTGCAGTTGGAGGACGATCTCGACGCGAGAAACGGAAGCTCATCGACTTGCGTATCCTGTGTCGCGATAAACAAGCCTCGCTCGAAGATCGAGGATCTTGTGAAGCTCCCGTTCGCCCTGGACTGCGGCGAGGACAACGTATGCGTGTCCGATCTTCGGCTCGCATTGTCGACCGGGAATGACAGATACATCATTGGCTCCACGTCGACGATCACTCTGCGCGTCGACGCTTACAATCGGGGCGAGCCGGCGTATCAGACCAGAGTGCGCGTCTTCACCGAGGCTCTACCGTTAGCGAGCATCCCGCCCGAGTGTACGGAAAATCCTCGCGACGTCCTGGAAGTGATCTGCGACATCGGCAATCCTCTGAGAACGAATGTACGATAATGCGCATTGgataagagattatttttggataacgatttatttttcagaaaacatTGACATTGCAACTAGACACGAGTATGATGAGGTACGACGTTAGACAAGTGGAATTGCGAACGAACATCAGCACTCAGAGTGACGAGGCGAATTGGAATGATAATAGTTATGTGATCACTGTATATTTTGATGTGGACATTGATATAGCAATCGCCGGGTtggtatataaattgaaagattttatatgtaaggataaaaaatatataatatataatatttataatgcaatatgtaatatattatataatatataatatataatataatatataatataatatataatataatatataatataatataatatgtataatatagtaatttaatataatataataatataatataatataataatatttatattataatatattaatattatagatattaaatattatattaataaaaataatataaaatatataaaatataatatataataataataatataaaatacataaaatatataataaaatataatattaaatatataataatttataatatatatttcttcatcaGAAAAGCACAGGAAAACTTGTATTCGTATTTACGTGATGAAGAAAACGAGGAGAAACCTCTAAATAGCGTCAGATTCCAGCATTTCTACGAGGTTCAGAAATTTGGCGCCAGTCCTATCGAGGAGGCTGTGTTGACTGTAAAAATTCCGACACATTTTCGACGGTCGCGTGATACTGGAGACATAGCAATCGTCAGTATCAACGAAACCATTGGCAGAATGGATGCgtatcaattttattgcagCGACTCGAATGAAACCGATTCTGAGCTCTCTGTCGAGTCTGAAAGAATAATCATCGCATCTACGGATAACGCGATTTTAAAAAGCGCTAAAAATGATACGCACGCGAGATTCAGTATCGAGGAGAACACGCCGATGTACGTGCCATCCGAGAACAGAACGCTATATGTCAATTGCACAAATAGCGCGATCAAATGCGCGCGAATTGATTGCAGACTGGGACCGTTTCTGAGTTCCTTATCCGTTGCCAAGTTTTTGGTAACGCTGGATCTACAATTGTCGAATTTTCCCGGTAAATATAATCATGTGGctgagagattaaaaaaaggaaagttCACATTCTTTGAATATTATCTGATTGTAGCTGACCTGATGAAGGGCaaggatattatattttacgtgaCTGAAGGTAGCGTTACGATAACGCAACCTGATAACATCTTCCAAAAAGAGGGTCATAAACCGGATACTGTTTTGATTGCCACGACATTCTTGGGCTCGCCGGTTGCTCAGCAAATAGCCGTGTGGATAATAGcgctttcaataattttaggaATTGTATtgctgatattattaattctggGTTTAATAAAGATCGGCTTCTTTAATAGAAAGCAGAAGATGGAACTCGAAGCTCTGAAAGCTGAGACTGACGTATGTTTAGCATTTTCCcaatgtaaatgaaaattctCGTTGTAGTTCCTGATGATTAATATCAAGTACTTTAGTAAAGTAATAATTCacatttcagaaaaaatataacgtgGTACTGGAAACAATATCTTCGACGGAAGTTCTTGATCATCACTGAAcacatatgattaatatatttccaagatttaatatattaatatctaattagttcgtgatgtatttatttttttatataagtaataaataacaaaattatcaattatttatttgtaattcaaatattttataagctatatatatatatatatatatatatatatatatatatatatatatatatatatatatatataattatatatatcttttaagatcttatataaaatattgaaaacattattttataatagtttaatttttataataatttgaaaaaatatatattctttacctTCTTATTCATATTCAATTAATCAACACTATAAAAGGttggtaaaaaaaacttatttgattttcattttaatttctgtcTAAAATGTGCAACAATAATCATTAttcttaaatgtttaaaaatagttttttaaaaaaagttaaaattctaaatattatttgcatgaaattgatttatacaAGATTCATTCACTCGCGTGTATTTTATAcagttatcaataaaaataaaaatctcttattcTTTATAAGATACATGAAAGCATCCCATTTTGAatggaaaaagataaactggAAATCGCTCGGtgttattaaatgattttctctctctctctctctacacactataatatatttgtatgatatACCGTGGAcaataagaaagataattatgGGGAAAGGGGTAaagacaattataaattatatatatacatatattcatagataatattgtattctatattgtttgttatagaatatatattactctgtttagaaataaatttactttaactAATTAGATAGGGACTATCAAGGGCACCAATACCTGCCACTATGCCACCTTCGTCTTCGCTCGACGATTTGGTCCTTAAAATATGCCCAACTTgtttatttagtattatattatcgctatccctaaaaaattattatattaaaattatttatattagcaaataatatgattaaatctcgagatttatatttctccGCTTGCGCTTACCCTATTATCACTCCATATACGCCAAGTTCTGTTATAACCTCCGATAAATCAAAGTTATCTTTTAATGATGGTTCTTCAACGGCACGAATCAGATAGTTCTTCTGTAATGGGGGATAAATGCGATCCATGAGAATCCACGCCGTCCTTTCCTGAGAGTCTCTCATCAAACTTAACCATGTTCTTACATcttcattatatatgttatgtcCTCCTCCTTCCCTTTGTGGCTTGAGAACAAATTTGTTTGGCTGTTTTATACCCATTTCCACTGTTTTTTCTCCATCCTTATTCTATtagtaaaacaaatatatttaaatgtatcatttaaacatatttaaataagaaattgttttaaaagtgtgatttacatttaaattatataatattaaagaattaacaatgttttaattaataataaagtctaATGTACTTACAAAGTCTAATGTATATAATCCAGTAAATATTTCTTGCACTCTAGCAACAGATGTTTcatcttttaaaaactttttcaatacACTAGATTGAGTCAAAGATTGTTGTACCTAGAAACAAGatgattttagaaatattttattttattctaataatattattacaaaattcttatttcagctgtaataaatataagttaattattatttggatatacatttaatacttaatatcatttaatacaatttaatataacataatttttatgtaaataataagaatttttgtatatgtgcTCGACACTCTTGTTTAtgcaaatgattaaaataaaatacatactttTTTAGTGCCTGCTAAGTGGTATTGTACTGATGGACATTTTATTGCCCGAGAACgttcaattaataatctaatatccCATTCCTTTTCTGTAGGGTAAGCTTCGAGTTCATAACCAGAACGATAATATACTACAGCCACTACCTTATTTGCACTAAAATAATTCAGTGATTCAGATTTGCAGTATtt from Cataglyphis hispanica isolate Lineage 1 chromosome 11, ULB_Chis1_1.0, whole genome shotgun sequence encodes the following:
- the LOC126853039 gene encoding integrin alpha-9-like isoform X2, which translates into the protein MMSCGIQAPHPAAKQISCFAVFLHRSREAFLRIFLKKKMLRANLILILMIVRHNSLAYNINTLNAKVYDDPTRVSGERRSYFGFSVALYTSAEGPLLLVGAPRANSSELPFVTEPGTVFKCAMNGICGEWVIDKTGNGPHPRETLVNQIKDNAWIGATIAVENKTEPRVVVCGPRWINNIVNGNKPNWFMNGICYATRAINSTAFEREAEERLLPLSNPESQITSKNDIGIYNYGMGQVGFSLHVNSPRYDVSVVLGAPGVYNWKGHALLITAAIDEPFSRKIIPSFAREQQVHSYNYFGYAVTAGTYFNERDVWYASSAPRGAIYGKVLVFAFPPKTNQRISIKMIVYGQQYGEFFGAALTSCDVNNDRRHELIVGAPLWSRDMDEGLVYIFTGRHNNNFEELQTIEGKVVGGRFGTTVACLGDVDYDGYGDIAVGAPYEDESGGAVYIFNGNRDGVSREHSQRLIGARFSPMMRGFGISISEPRDIDRDGYPDFAVGAYLSDEVVLLRSAPVVTVNVTLTYPPIKLLRNATSFVVDIWMSYEGAYVPEYLRATVILKVDQLHGRATYREQRSNDGSQTYKLRYTLLKTTVTRSSLEIYLTKNIRNVIDPLEISASVQLEDDLDARNGSSSTCVSCVAINKPRSKIEDLVKLPFALDCGEDNVCVSDLRLALSTGNDRYIIGSTSTITLRVDAYNRGEPAYQTRVRVFTEALPLASIPPECTENPRDVLEVICDIGNPLRTNKTLTLQLDTSMMRYDVRQVELRTNISTQSDEANWNDNSYVITVYFDVDIDIAIAGKAQENLYSYLRDEENEEKPLNSVRFQHFYEVQKFGASPIEEAVLTVKIPTHFRRSRDTGDIAIVSINETIGRMDAYQFYCSDSNETDSELSVESERIIIASTDNAILKSAKNDTHARFSIEENTPMYVPSENRTLYVNCTNSAIKCARIDCRLGPFLSSLSVAKFLVTLDLQLSNFPGKYNHVAERLKKGKFTFFEYYLIVADLMKGKDIIFYVTEGSVTITQPDNIFQKEGHKPDTVLIATTFLGSPVAQQIAVWIIALSIILGIVLLILLILGLIKIGFFNRKQKMELEALKAETDVCLAFSQ
- the LOC126853039 gene encoding integrin alpha-9-like isoform X1 — encoded protein: MMSCGIQAPHPAAKQISCFAVFLHRSREAFLRIFLKKKMLRANLILILMIVRHNSLAYNINTLNAKVYDDPTRVSGERRSYFGFSVALYTSAEGPLLLVGAPRANSSELPFVTEPGTVFKCAMNGICGEWVIDKTGNGPHPRETLVNQIKDNAWIGATIAVENKTEPRVVVCGPRWINNIVNGNKPNWFMNGICYATRAINSTAFEREAEERLLPLSNPESQITSKNDIGIYNYGMGQVGFSLHVNSPRYDVSVVLGAPGVYNWKGHALLITAAIDEPFSRKIIPSFAREQQVHSYNYFGYAVTAGTYFNERDVWYASSAPRGAIYGKVLVFAFPPKTNQRISIKMIVYGQQYGEFFGAALTSCDVNNDRRHELIVGAPLWSRDMDEGLVYIFTGRHNNNFEELQTIEGKVVGGRFGTTVACLGDVDYDGYGDIAVGAPYEDESGGAVYIFNGNRDGVSREHSQRLIGARFSPMMRGFGISISEPRDIDRDGYPDFAVGAYLSDEVVLLRSAPVVTVNVTLTYPPIKLLRNATSFVVDIWMSYEGAYVPEYLRATVILKVDQLHGRATYREQRSNDGSQTYKLRYTLLKTTVTRSSLEIYLTKNIRNVIDPLEISASVQLEDDLDARNGSSSTCVSCVAINKPRSKIEDLVKLPFALDCGEDNVCVSDLRLALSTGNDRYIIGSTSTITLRVDAYNRGEPAYQTRVRVFTEALPLASIPPECTENPRDVLEVICDIGNPLRTNKTLTLQLDTSMMRYDVRQVELRTNISTQSDEANWNDNSYVITVYFDVDIDIAIAGKAQENLYSYLRDEENEEKPLNSVRFQHFYEVQKFGASPIEEAVLTVKIPTHFRRSRDTGDIAIVSINETIGRMDAYQFYCSDSNETDSELSVESERIIIASTDNAILKSAKNDTHARFSIEENTPMYVPSENRTLYVNCTNSAIKCARIDCRLGPFLSSLSVAKFLVTLDLQLSNFPGKYNHVAERLKKGKFTFFEYYLIVADLMKGKDIIFYVTEGSVTITQPDNIFQKEGHKPDTVLIATTFLGSPVAQQIAVWIIALSIILGIVLLILLILGLIKIGFFNRKQKMELEALKAETDKKYNVVLETISSTEVLDHH
- the LOC126853039 gene encoding integrin alpha-9-like isoform X3; this encodes MMSCGIQAPHPAAKQISCFAVFLHRSREAFLRIFLKKKMLRANLILILMIVRHNSLAYNINTLNAKVYDDPTRVSGERRSYFGFSVALYTSAEGPLLLVGAPRANSSELPFVTEPGTVFKCAMNGICGEWVIDKTGNGPHPRETLVNQIKDNAWIGATIAVENKTEPRVVVCGPRWINNIVNGNKPNWFMNGICYATRAINSTAFEREAEERLLPLSNPESQITSKNDIGIYNYGMGQVGFSLHVNSPRYDVSVVLGAPGVYNWKGHALLITAAIDEPFSRKIIPSFAREQQVHSYNYFGYAVTAGTYFNERDVWYASSAPRGAIYGKVLVFAFPPKTNQRISIKMIVYGQQYGEFFGAALTSCDVNNDRRHELIVGAPLWSRDMDEGLVYIFTGRHNNNFEELQTIEGKVVGGRFGTTVACLGDVDYDGYGDIAVGAPYEDESGGAVYIFNGNRDGVSREHSQRLIGARFSPMMRGFGISISEPRDIDRDGYPDFAVGAYLSDEVVLLRSAPVVTVNVTLTYPPIKLLRNATSFVVDIWMSYEGAYVPEYLRATVILKVDQLHGRATYREQRSNDGSQTYKLRYTLLKTTVTRSSLEIYLTKNIRNVIDPLEISASVQLEDDLDARNGSSSTCVSCVAINKPRSKIEDLVKLPFALDCGEDNVCVSDLRLALSTGNDRYIIGSTSTITLRVDAYNRGEPAYQTRVRVFTEALPLASIPPECTENPRDVLEVICDIGNPLRTNKTLTLQLDTSMMRYDVRQVELRTNISTQSDEANWNDNSYVITVYFDVDIDIAIAGKAQENLYSYLRDEENEEKPLNSVRFQHFYEVQKFGASPIEEAVLTVKIPTHFRRSRDTGDIAIVSINETIGRMDAYQFYCSDSNETDSELSVESERIIIASTDNAILKSAKNDTHARFSIEENTPMYVPSENRTLYVNCTNSAIKCARIDCRLGPFLSSLSVAKFLVTLDLQLSNFPADLMKGKDIIFYVTEGSVTITQPDNIFQKEGHKPDTVLIATTFLGSPVAQQIAVWIIALSIILGIVLLILLILGLIKIGFFNRKQKMELEALKAETDKKYNVVLETISSTEVLDHH